One segment of Carya illinoinensis cultivar Pawnee chromosome 1, C.illinoinensisPawnee_v1, whole genome shotgun sequence DNA contains the following:
- the LOC122303247 gene encoding pentatricopeptide repeat-containing protein At1g77405-like gives MLKCPSSPPATVAVVCLFQVHCTLQLFDKLCEKRLGESVIIYGALIDGLCKTNEIGRALYMHRRMVKAECKVNELTYDMIIDAQMGVY, from the exons ATGCTAAAGTGTCCATCGTCACCGCCTGCAACAGTCGCCGTTGTTTGCCTGTTCCA GGTTCATTGTACGCTTCAACTGTTTGATAAACTGTGTGAGAAGAGACTTGGAGAGAGTGTGATCATATATGGGGCTCTTATTGATGGACTTTGTAAAACGAACGAGATTGGTCGAGCTTTGTATATGCATAGAAGGATGGTGAAGGCAGAGTGTAAGGTGAATGAGCTAACTTATGACATGATCATCGATGCTCAGATGGGTGTATATTGA